Sequence from the Amaranthus tricolor cultivar Red isolate AtriRed21 chromosome 1, ASM2621246v1, whole genome shotgun sequence genome:
tttgtaatatttaaatcgatttgataaagtattttttatctttttgtatgttaatggaaatttatataatatattttaaattttttatttgatatgttTATAGAAGTAAgttgaaaattataaatatatattaaaaataaaatataaatttataatattacccattaaaaaaataaaattataaaagtctTTTCAAGCTAAAACCAAATTCTCATTCTCTAATTTTACCACCTAAacattaaaaccttaaaaattcaTAACAAATAATGTCATTCCCAATCCCTACCTCTATTCCCAAGCGCACTTTACTAAACATAAAATTTTGTGaattttaagaattaaattcTCATTCCCATATCCTAAAAACCCCTAAGTTTTAAGATAAATTAAAGTTTGGAACTTTAGGTGAATTAAATGTGGATGGAAGTATAAAATAACATTTGACAACAATTTCATCATCCTTTTCCcaacaaacccataaaattttCAATCCAAATTCCAGTGTAAATACTCATAAACCCTAGACAAAGAATTAAGCTTTTGTACTTTCAGTTCAAATATGGGTTTTTCGAATAATAGCGTATGCTTCTTCAAAGTGTTCCAACCTCAATTTTCCTCTGAATCTTTGGTATGTTGTTTTTAAACTTTACCAATTATTTTCTGTTCCTTCCCCTGTTTGCTTTCttcattaagaaaataaattagcaATTAATTGTGCATAAATTTTGGTTATCATCAATAATTCCCCACAAAATAATgtaattttgttgattttctgCATTGTTGATGTGGGTTTAATTTTCTGTTCATTAAAAAAAACGAAATTGTGTTCGTTAAAAATTGTTCTTTGATAATTGTCATGATTTTGTTGATGTACCCTATGGTcttgattttgattaaattattttagggttcataatgaatttttttttatttagaagaAAAGAATCGAATTATGACAAAAAATTAATGCTTGCAGATGATCCCACCCGCATTTGCAGAGAAGGTAAGTGGAAAATTACCCAACAGAGTTTTTCTAAAAGGTTACAAGGTTTGGCTGGTAAATGTAGGTAAAATTGGAGATCGTTTACATTTTCTAGGAGGCTGGTCTAAGTTTGTTTCTGAGAATTTCATTGAACATGgagattttatggtttttaagtatCATAGTAAACGGTTTTTTGATGTTACTTTGCTTGGGAGAAATGGTTGCCAAAAAGTACAAGTtaatggtaatgagaatgaaaaacaaatggaaGTTGATGATGGGAAGAATGATGAACAAATAGAGGATGTAGATGTAAATGTGGATGTGGATGTGGATGTCACTATACTTGAGAGAAATGGTTGCATAAAAGTACTAGTAGATAGTGGTAaggaggaggaagaacaagTAGATGTTGatgtggatgatgatgatgatgatgatgatgatgatgatgatatgtaTGAGgttggtgatgatgatgatgatgatgatgatgatgatatgtaTGAGgttggtgatgatgatgatgatgatgatgatgagtatgAAAAAAGGAACAAGAGAAAGCTTAACAAGATTTCATCCATAAAAAAATGTAAGCTACTTTTATTCTTTAGTTATCCTTGATCAATTTTCTCCTTGTTTGTCATATGGGGTTACTAGTAATAATTTCATATAACATATGTAATTATTTGTCATTGTTTATTCTAAAAAGACAAATTCAAGTCTACTTTTATCTCAATCTACTAGATTGCTCGGGGGTGTAATCGGACATGATGGTTGCAATCAAGGTCAATCAGAAACAACATCTTTGTAATTACAAGGATAAAATTGCGTACATCAGTCCCATCCGATCCTTACTAGGTGGGGGTGGGACTGCGGGAGTCATTTGGTTTTGGGGTAATGACTAATAGCATGTTATAGGGAGTGGAACAACCCTTAATTCTTAAAAACACAACATTATAGTCCTAAGATAGCCCTTTGCACATGGATTTCTTGTAGGATTATATATGTTGGCTTGTAATTTTCTTTTCCCATTTCCCCAGCTTCAGCTTCCAAGAACAATGGATACGTTGACAAGGATGAACATGACTATAATGATGA
This genomic interval carries:
- the LOC130818918 gene encoding B3 domain-containing protein At5g60142-like gives rise to the protein MGFSNNSVCFFKVFQPQFSSESLMIPPAFAEKVSGKLPNRVFLKGYKVWLVNVGKIGDRLHFLGGWSKFVSENFIEHGDFMVFKYHSKRFFDVTLLGRNGCQKVQVNGNENEKQMEVDDGKNDEQIEDVDVNVDVDVDVTILERNGCIKVLVDSGKEEEEQVDVDVDDDDDDDDDDDDMYEVGDDDDDDDDDDMYEVGDDDDDDDDEYEKRNKRKLNKISSIKKSSASKNNGYVDKDEHDYNDERPPKKSRNVLPKKNGKGERWKKLMEYLPEKNPFFITGIVKSDYDRDRLHIPTTFMVESKLKFEDEIVLQDPEGRKWGGNRNLQQNGSVWIQGGWTNLCDANGVTEDDTVICELLPQKGKTRKVIKVQIIRSSTE